The Rheinheimera mangrovi genome contains the following window.
AAATTATCGACGAACAAAAACGCGTTTTAGCTTAAGTTTTACTTAAGGTTTTGAGGTCACACTAAGTTATGAAACAGTTTCAAAAAGACTTTATTGAATTTGCCTTGTCGCGTCAGGTACTGAAGTTTGGCAGTTTTACACTGAAATCCGGCCGTACCAGCCCGTACTTTTTTAACGCAGGTTTATTTAATACGGGTGGCGACTTAGCCCGTTTAGGCCGCTTTTATGCGGCGGCGTTAGAAGACGCTGGTGTAGAGTTTGACCTGTTGTTTGGCCCTGCCTACAAAGGTATTCCTATTGCGACTACCACAGCTGTGGCTTTGTTTGATCAGTACGGTAAAGATGTGCCGTATTGCTTTAACCGCAAAGAAGCCAAAACCCATGGTGAAGGCGGCAACTTAGTGGGTTCGCCTTTACAGGGCAAAGTGATGTTGGTGGATGATGTGATCACGGCCGGTACTGCAATTCGTGAATCGATGCAGCTGATCCAGGCACAAGGCGCCAGTTTAAGTGGTGTGCTGATTGCACTGGACCGTCAGGAAAAAGGTCAGGGCGAACTTTCTGCTATTCAGGAAGTCGAACGCGACTTTGGCACTCAAGTGGTGTCTATTATTTGTTTAAACGACTTAATCAACTACCTGCAAGGCAAACCAGAGCTGGCCCAGTATTTAGAAGCTGTGTCTGCTTATCGTGCCCAATATGGTGTGAGTTAGGGTTTTAGATCCAATAAAGGATAAGCGATGAGTAAGCCAAACGGCACAGGTTTTGGGCGTATTATTAAAGCTGCGGATTGTAGCCGTAAAGGTTTTACTGCAGCTTGGGTGAACGAAGCCGCCTTTCGTCAGGAAGCCGGGCTTACTTTAGCTGCTATTCCTTTTGCCTGGTATTTAGCTGCTGATTTTGGTCACTTTGCTATTTTGATGGGGGTTTGGTTACTGGTGATTATTGTGGAGTTACTCAACTCTGCCATTGAAGCCTTAACCGACCGGGTTAGTTTAGAGCGGCATGAATTATCAGGCCGGGCTAAAGATATGGGCTCAGCTGCTGTGACTTCAGCGCTTGTCTTTGTCGCCTTAGTCTGGGCCGCCGCTATCTGGCAGAAGTTTAGTTAAGCCTTCATATTTGAAGCTGTGGCTTTGTTGACTGCGCCCTCTCGTCAATTCAAAGTAGCGCCCCAGTCACATAGGACAACTATGCTCCTGGGGTCTCCTTCACTTGTCGCCGCGCCACAACTCCAATTACTTTGGCTTAATGGTTTTGCTTGAGTTAACTGTGTTTAAACAGAAAACAAAAAAACGGTCAACTTTAAGCTGACCGGTTTTTTTATCTCTAGCTTTTAAACAGCAATCTTTAAACCGCAAAGATGGTCTTTTGCAGCAAAGCCCATTGGTTTGGCCACTGAGCTGTAGGCAAGCGGGCAAAACCTGAGCGGACAAACTGCTGCATTTTGCCTTCACAAATACCCAGCAACAGGTTGGCTAAATCACCTTCATCCACACTAAAACTTTTGCCTTCACGTAACTTACGTTCGCGTAGACATTGTTTTAACTGAGTTTCCAGCTTTTCATACAAGGCGCTGATGCGCTCCTGCAAACGTTCCTGTTCACCCTGTAAGGCATCACCGGTTAAAATCCGGCAAATACCAGGGTTACGCTCGGCGAAGATCAGCAACAGCTGCATAATCAGCTCGATGCGCTGCTCGGTTTGTTTGTGCTCCTGGACTATCGCATTAATACGCGACAACAAGGTGTCTTCAATAAAGTCGATTAAGCCTTCAAACATCCGGGCTTTGCTAGGGAAATGACGGTACAATGCCGCTTCAGATACACCCACCTGAGCAGCCAAAGCTGCTGTGGTGATACGCTGGCCCGCATGGCTTTGCAGCATAGCGGCCAGAGCCTGCAAAATATCTTCTTTGCGGTTGGGACGTTTTGTTGTTGCCATGGAAATCCTTGTCACTAATTACTGACGGCCAGAGTGACCAAATCCACCTTCGCCCCGGTCTGAAGCGTCAAAATCTGAAACAATAGTAAATTCTGCCTGTACCACAGGCATAAACACCAACTGAGCGATGCGATCGCCAGGCTGGATAGTGAAGTCTTCCTGCGAACGGTTCCACATAGACACCATTAACTGGCCCTGATAATCCGAGTCGATTAAACCCACTAAGTTACCCAGTACTATGCCGTGTTTATGGCCCAGACCAGAGCGTGGCAGTATAGTGGCGCATAAGTTAGCGTCACCAATATGAATTGCCAAACCTGTTGGGATCAGCGTGGTTTGGCCAGGCGCCAGTTGTACTTCTGCATCCAGACAAGCACGTAAATCTAAACCAGCGCTACCCGGTGTGGCATAAGCCGGTAATGGGAATTCAGTGCCGATACGTGGGTCGAGAATTTTTAAATCAATGGCTTTTTTCATGCAGATAACGCTCGTTAATCAATAAAAGAAGTTGGTGTGCCAGCTCTGTTTTGGCTTGTAAGCCAAACTGCTGTTCGCCGTCAGCCCAAAATACAGTGAGAGCATTTTGTTCGCTGTTAAAGCCCTGGCCTGTGACTGATACGTCATTGGCGCAAATCAGGTCCAGTTTTTTCTTCGCCAGTTTCTGGCGGGCATAATTGGCGACATCCTGAGTTTCGGCGGCAAAACCTACAGTAAAAGGACGTTGTGACGTTAATGCAGCCACAGCGGCAATAATGTCCGGGTTTTTTACTAAGGTAAGATTGGTGCTGTCGTCGCTGGTTTTTTTCAGTTTCTGTGTTGCGACCTGCGCCACTTTATAATCTGCTACAGCGGCGCAGCCAATAAAGATGCTTGCACTGGTCGCCTGCTCTAATGCGGCCTGATACATCTGATCGGCAGTGACTACATCTATACGCTTGACCTGATCAGGGGTCTTTTGCTGCACTGGTCCTGCAATTAAAGTAACCTGTGCACCCAATTGCACAGCGGCTTCAGCTAAAGCAAAACCCATCTTGCCCGAGCTGTGATTGGAGATATAACGCACAGGATCTATCGGCTCGCGG
Protein-coding sequences here:
- the pyrE gene encoding orotate phosphoribosyltransferase; this encodes MKQFQKDFIEFALSRQVLKFGSFTLKSGRTSPYFFNAGLFNTGGDLARLGRFYAAALEDAGVEFDLLFGPAYKGIPIATTTAVALFDQYGKDVPYCFNRKEAKTHGEGGNLVGSPLQGKVMLVDDVITAGTAIRESMQLIQAQGASLSGVLIALDRQEKGQGELSAIQEVERDFGTQVVSIICLNDLINYLQGKPELAQYLEAVSAYRAQYGVS
- a CDS encoding diacylglycerol kinase → MSKPNGTGFGRIIKAADCSRKGFTAAWVNEAAFRQEAGLTLAAIPFAWYLAADFGHFAILMGVWLLVIIVELLNSAIEALTDRVSLERHELSGRAKDMGSAAVTSALVFVALVWAAAIWQKFS
- the slmA gene encoding nucleoid occlusion factor SlmA translates to MATTKRPNRKEDILQALAAMLQSHAGQRITTAALAAQVGVSEAALYRHFPSKARMFEGLIDFIEDTLLSRINAIVQEHKQTEQRIELIMQLLLIFAERNPGICRILTGDALQGEQERLQERISALYEKLETQLKQCLRERKLREGKSFSVDEGDLANLLLGICEGKMQQFVRSGFARLPTAQWPNQWALLQKTIFAV
- the dut gene encoding dUTP diphosphatase — encoded protein: MKKAIDLKILDPRIGTEFPLPAYATPGSAGLDLRACLDAEVQLAPGQTTLIPTGLAIHIGDANLCATILPRSGLGHKHGIVLGNLVGLIDSDYQGQLMVSMWNRSQEDFTIQPGDRIAQLVFMPVVQAEFTIVSDFDASDRGEGGFGHSGRQ
- the coaBC gene encoding bifunctional phosphopantothenoylcysteine decarboxylase/phosphopantothenate--cysteine ligase CoaBC, with amino-acid sequence MALLLAGKRILLGISGGIAAYKSADLIRRLKERGAEVRVIQTDAAREFITPLTLQALSGNPVANSLLDPAAEAAMGHIELAKWADLLLIAPASADLIARLAHGLANDLLSTCVLATDAPVAVAPAMNQQMYKNIATKHNIDTLKTRNFYIWGPAAGEQACGDVGMGRMLEPLQLVDLVLQHFAPRVQPLTGVSLVITAGPTREPIDPVRYISNHSSGKMGFALAEAAVQLGAQVTLIAGPVQQKTPDQVKRIDVVTADQMYQAALEQATSASIFIGCAAVADYKVAQVATQKLKKTSDDSTNLTLVKNPDIIAAVAALTSQRPFTVGFAAETQDVANYARQKLAKKKLDLICANDVSVTGQGFNSEQNALTVFWADGEQQFGLQAKTELAHQLLLLINERYLHEKSH